The genomic stretch GCTACCTCTACGTGCACACCTTTTGCGACGCACGCGCGACGGCCGCGACCCTCTGGAACGGTTACAAGGACACGCTGCACACCACCCTCTTTCGCAACACGGCCGAACACATCGAACACGGCGGTGCCGTCGCACGACAGGAGGCCAAGCGTTTTGAAATGACCAAGAAGGATCTCCTGTCCCGCAAGATTCCCGAAGTGAGCGAGGAGGAAGTGAACGCCCACTTCAGTCTGCTGCCCGAGCGCTACTTCATCTACACGGAGAACGACGAGATCGCGCTCCACCTGCAGATGGTCAACCGCCTGCTCAAGACGATCATCGCCACCGACGCCGTCGGCTCGCTCAAGCCCATCATCGAATGGCGCGACGACCTCGAACGCAGCCTCACCGTCGTCAACATCGTCACCTGGGACCGCGCCGGCCTCTTCTACAAACTAGCCGGCGCCTTCAGCTTGGCCGGCCTGAACATCCACACCGCCAAGATCATCTCCCGCAGCGACCACATCGCCATCGACACCTTCTACGTCGCCGAACCCGGCCGCGGCGTCGTCCAGAATCAGAAGGTCATGGATCAGTTCCAGAAGAACGTCCACCAGGCCCTCATCTCCAACAAGGACCTCTACCCTGAGATCGTCGTCCAAGCCCGCAAGAGTCAGTCGAAACTCTTCAGCGGCGACGAGAATCCCCTGCTCGCCTCGTTCACGCCCTCGGTCGACGTCTACCACGAGCTCTCGCTCCAGCGCACGATCGTCGAAGTGCAGACGCCCGACCAGATCGGCCTGCTCTACCAAGTCTCCAAAGCGATCTACGACCACGGCTTCGACATCACCTTCGCGCGCATCAACACCGAGCGCGGACTCGCCATAGACACGTTCTACATCGAAAACGCCGACAAAGACGCCGTCGCCGAGGTCGGTCGCCTCGAGGATCTGCGCGACACCATCGGTCGCATCATCGCCCCCGAGCAGAAGCAGGTCGTGCATTTCTGACCGGATTACACCTCGGCGAAACGCCCCGCACCCCGCCTCGGTGCAGCGCCTTTAGGATTGGCGCGCCCGTCCTCCCGACACTTGCTTGCGGCTCGCATGTCCGTGCCCGGTGGTCAGTCCAAAGGAAACCGTCCCTTGTCCACGAACGAGAATCGCGGCGTCGTTTCCGCCCTCTACCACATCAGCACGTTGGTCGGACGTCTGGAGGACTCGTCCGAGGCCATGCCGCGCATCCTCGACGAACTCGCCGGTCTCTTCGAGTCCGACTGCGCCATCCTCGCTCTCGTCAACCCCGACACCGGCACGCTCGAGATCGAATACACCCGCGGACTCGGCGACGAGCATCACCGCACCACGATCCCCACGGGCGTTGGCCTGCTCGGTTGGTGCGCCTTGCAGCGCCGCCCCTTGCTCGTCGCCGACGCAGCCCTCGAACCGCGACACCTTCCCCTGCGCCACGGCACGCGTGCCATGATGGTGGTCCCTCTCGAAGTCGACCACCAACTCCACGGCGTACTCGCCCTCGAACGCGACAAACCCGACGCCTACACCGAGACGCATCTCCAGACGCTCGTCCTCCTCTCGGGCGAAGCCGCCAGCGTCCTCAGCCGCCTTTGGCTCATCGAACACCTCAAGCTCAAGGCCAGCCAGTTCGAGGTCCTGAGTGCCATCGCCCAAGAACTCGCCGCCAAGCTCCAGCCTGCGGAACTCATGGAGACGGTCACCCGCGAGTCGCACCGCCTCACGCACTGCCGGCTCGCGATGCTCCAACTCTACGACCCGGCCACGAACTCCGTCCGCCTCCAATCGATCTACCCGCCGGAGGAGCACTGCCGGGGACACGCCACTGATTGGCGCATCGAAGACTCGCTCGCCGGCTCCTCCATCACCACTCGCAAACAGATCGAACTCTCCCCGATCCAAGAGCCGGAGTTCCACGACCTCCTCGACATCCCCGTCTCCGAGCGTCTCGTCGCCGTCCTCTCCACGCCGATGATCGCCGAAAACGAAGTGGTCGGAGTGCTCCACGTCTTCACCAACCGCCCACACCGCTTCTCCAACAACGAGAAACGCCTGCTCAAGGCCCTCGCCAACATGGCCGCCGTTTCCCTCCAGAACGCACGGCTCTACCAACGCGTCTTCCAGAGCGAAGAGAGCCTCCGCCAGAGCGAACGCCTCACCACGCTCGGCTTGCTCGCCGCCGAGATCGCCCACGAAACCCGCAATCCCCTCACGGTCATCCGCCTGCTCTTCGGGGCCCTCAATCTCGACTTCCCCGAAGACGACCCGCGCAAGACGGACGTGTCCATCATCCGCGAGAAACTCGATCAACTCGAGAGCTTCGTCACCCGCGTACTCACGTTCGCCAAGGCACCCGAGAGCATGCACTCGCGCTGGCCGCTCGACGACCTCATCCGCGAGACCTGCCTGCTCCTGCGTCTGAAACTCCACCAAGCCCGCATCACGATGGACTACCAGCCCTCCGACCGCCCGCTCGTCGTCGACTGCAACAAGGGCCAGATCCAGCAGGTGTTGCTCAACATCATCCTCAACGCGACGCACGCCATGCCCGACGGCGGCTCGATCCGCATCGAGTCCAGCGCCCATCGCCACAACGGCCACGACACGACCGCGATCGACATCATCGACACCGGCCACGGCATCGCCCCCGACGTGCGCGACCGCATCTTCGAGTCCTTCCTCTCCGGCCGAGCCGGCGGCACCGGCCTCGGGCTCGCCATCGCCAAGCGGATCATGCTCAGCCACCACGGCGACATCGTCGTCGCTTCCTCCGGGCCCGAAGGCACCACGATCCGCCTCACGCTTCCGCTCGCCCGATGACGCGGCGCGCCTCCGCCCCGTCGCCCGTGCTCGACGTCCGCGGGCTCGTCGTCCGCCGCGACCAAACCATCCTCCACGGTCTCGATTGGACCGTCCGACCGGGCGAGCACTGGGTCGTGCTCGGTCCCAACGGCTGCGGCAAGACCAGCCTGCTCGGCGCGCTCACCGGCTACCTCGTGCCCACCTCCGGCACGATCGAGGTGCTCGGTGCCACGTTCGGCCGCACCGACTGGCGCGAACTGCGCAAACGCATCGGCTTCGTCTCCAACTCCCTGATACGCCGCATCGAGCCCGAGGAAACCGCGCTCGAAGTGGTCGCGAGCGGCCCGGAGGCGATGCTCAACCTCTGGCATCCGCCCGGCCCGAAACTGCGCCGCGCCTCGCTCGCGCTGCTCCGCCGTTGGGGCTGCGGTGCTCTCGCCGACCGCCCTTGGGGCGTCCTCTCGCAAGGCGAACGCCAGCGCGTCCTCATCGCCCGCGCCCTTCTCGGCCGGCCGCCCCTGCTCCTCCTCGACGAACCCTGCGCCGGCCTCGACCCCGTCGCCCGCAGGCTGTTGCTCGACGCGATCGAGCGCGAAGCCCGCCGCCCACGCGGTCCCGCCCTCGTGCTCATCACGCACCACATCGAGGAGATCACCCCGGCCTTCACTCACGCCCTTTTCCTGCGCGCAGGCCGCCGCATCGCCTCCGGGCGGATCGTGTCGACCCTCTCGGAAGAAACGCTCGCAGAAACCTTCGCCGCCCCCGTCCGACTCGTCCGCCGTTCCCGCCCGCGCCGCTTCGAACTCGAAGTCCCGTCGGGTCGCTCCTGAATCGCTCTCCGGATCCATTCCCCGCCCCCGAGACGAGTTTCTCAACACTCCTCACCCACTTCACCACGAGCAACCGGATCGATTCATAAAGCATCCTCCGTAGGGCCATGAAATCCGCGCTTGCTCCGACACCACACGACCGTTGTCTCGAAGATGTCGTGAGTACCCCCTCGCCGAGCTACTGCCCCCCGATCGACGCCCGCATGAAGCGCAAACTCACCGCGCTCGTCGTCGCCTCCTACGCCGTCCTCGCAACCGTATTCTGCGTCGGCGTCTTTGCTCCCTTGGGTTGACTGTCGGCGTGCCTGCTTGGCGGCCCGTCCCGCGTCCATAGCCGGACGCTTCTCGTCGCCGACCATATCCGCGACGCCCTAGCCCGTTTGCCCGTCAAGACCGATCAGGACGACATCTCCGTCCTCCCCTTGGCGAAGCGCAATCTCCCTCGCTGGATAATGCCCCCGGTCGCAACGCCTGCGCCATCGCCCCCCCCCTCTGCGCCGCTCCCCACGTCGGCAGACGCACACAAACCCCAATACATGCCCCCTTCGGATCAGCCCACAGTGCCGAAAAGGGGTCAGGCCGAAAAACGTTAATCATCGGCATTCTGCCGCCTCGCGCGGCTGAGGTAAACCCTCGCCGAATCGGGGGAACCAAGTCCGAGACGAGAAGCGAGCCACGAGACCGCAGCACCGGACTCCTCGCGCACCTGGAGCGCCACGGCGATCTTCCACGGAACAAACCGGCCGGCGGTCGTGACCTCTTCGTCGCTCTTCCCGTGAGCCGCCAACACACGATCAAGAGACCGTTGCCAGTTCGCCTCGCGCAGTGATCGGGCCTCGCTGGCCGACAGTCCCGGACTGAGCGCGAGGTGTGCGTAGTCTTTGGCGAGGGCTTTTCGCCAACCGGAGGTGCCGATGGCCCAGCCCCGCGACATGTCCTCGAAGCCCAGGTCTTTCTGTCGGGCCGGGTCGCCACCCAAGGCCTGCAAATGCGCGACGTAGCCGGTCCATCCCGCGGGCGACGCCTCGAGTCCCAGGCACTTCAGCCAGTCGTCGGCCTCGAGGCCCTTGAAGGCTTGGTTTACCAGCCAGAGATGCAGGCTGCTCCACCGAAACGCGCCCAGTTGTTCGGAAGTCACGATGCCGGCACGCAGGGGATTGAGGTGGATGTAGTCCACCAAGCGCGCCAAATGGACGACGTCCTCGACCACGAGAGCTTGGAATCGTCCTTGGAAAAGGTGCCCGCGTTCTTTCCGAAAGTGATTGAAGCGGGTGCCGAAGGTGCTCTGCAACCAGTGCATGCCGGCCGACAGGTTCGGTTCCGGCGTCTCGAGCGCCAGATGGTAGTGATTGCTCATGACCGCGAACGCGTGCAGCCGCCATCCGTAGCGTGCCGTCGCTTCCGCCACCGTTTCCTGAAACGCACGCGCCTCCCCTGCGCCTTTGAACAAGTCGCGCCGATAGTTGCCCCGATTCAGCACATGGTAGATCGCTCCGGCTTCTTCGATCCGCAACTTCCTGGACACACCTCATGACGACGCAGTCTCCACCGACGCACAAGTTTCGATTTTCGGCCTGACCCCATTTCGACCGACGACCCCATTTCGACCGACCGACCCCATTTCGACCGACCGCTCATCGTTCGGACGTGAGCGCGAGCAAACCGCTACTTCATCCGCAGCTCTTTGATCGTCGCCGTCTGAGCCTTGGCATCCGACTCGACGACCACGATCGTCGGAGGACGTGAACCTTTCTCCGGTTTCTTCGGCATCGGTTTCACAACGATCACCTCCGACTCTGTTGGAGATGCCGAGAAGATCAGTTCAACAGAACCGTTCCGCGCCACTTTCTTCAGACGATAACGTCCGTCTGGCGACACCCGTGCATCTTTCGTCACCGTGAACGACTCCCAATAAAATTCGTGAGCAAACGGTTCGAGTTGCACTTGCTCCTCCTTCTTTGGTTTTGGCTCCTCTGCCGCCGTCAGCGTTACGGCGATCAGCATGTTTACAGCGACGAAGAGCGCATGGTGGTAATTCGCGTTCATGGTCCGGATGGCGGTTGAGCAGGTATCGTTACCGTCCTGTTGGTTGCTTTCCCCGCGTTAATGAAGTCCGACGTTGGCAAGTAATAATACTGCCCCTGTTGAGGACCGGTGAAGTAGATGTTCGAGGGCGTTACGACGATCGACCACACACCTCTCGAACTGAGAATCGGCGATTGGAATGCGAAGTCATGTCCATCGCTCGGCACGCCATTGATTGGATGAGTGTGCGCAACAGCCTGCAAATCGACCATCGTAAATCTCGGCGTCACCGAGGCGGTCCAGCCACCGGCATTGTAGGTGGCGGACGAGAGCGTGATCGTGTTCCCGTATAGCGTGTTCGACGTAGCAGACCCGCCGTTGATGGTGGCAAAGAACTCAGTCACGTCGACGTTACCTCCACTCTTCTGGATGCCGTAATTCTTGTTCAGTCCATACAACACGCCCAGTTGGTTCACGACATTGTCGTTAGTCAGCATCGCATCGAGCGCAGGAACCATTCCCGGTTTCAGCAACGTGCCCGTTCCAAACTGCGACGCCTTTCCCGTTACTGCCGCAAGGTCTCCACTGTTTGCGGCAGTCGCACTTGAGAAGAATCCCACAGGCGGTGGACCCCCTGTGCTATTTGAACCCACCGCTAGGCTGAAGCCGCCGATTGGGGTCATCCAGGTCCCCGATCTGGCGTCCACGAAGAACCTGAGGACCGAAGTGTTGGATCGGTTCGAGAACGCGATACCCACAACCTGGCCTTGCGACAGCATCATCGTGACCTCTAGGCCCAACTCATGAGCCACGTCCACGAGTTGCCCTATGCCAGTCGTACCCCATCTGGTCGAACCAGCGGCCCGAATCTTGCTAGAGACATATGGATCCAGCGGTTCACGCGAGCCCATGCTCATTGTGGTTTGCATGGTCATGTTCAACCACTGCTGACGCCACGGCTCCGTCCGCGAATAGTGGTCACGCATCGAATTGATGTCGGGCGGATCCATTCCCAAGAAGTCCCAACGTCCCACCGGATCGTTGCCGCAGTAGGCATACAGGTTGAGACCACCGTGCTCGTGGATCGGATCGCGGGAGAGGAAGCGGCCCTCCTGCGGGGAGTAGACGCGGCGGTTGTAATCGTAGAGACCGGATTCGCCGTCGTACCATTTGCTGGCGAAGCGGATCGGGTTGGCGTCTGCCGCAGTGCCGCCGCCTACGTTGACCGACTGTAGAATTTCGCCGAAGGTCGAGTAGGCATAGGCGGCGACGA from Opitutales bacterium ASA1 encodes the following:
- a CDS encoding ABC transporter ATP-binding protein; translated protein: MTRRASAPSPVLDVRGLVVRRDQTILHGLDWTVRPGEHWVVLGPNGCGKTSLLGALTGYLVPTSGTIEVLGATFGRTDWRELRKRIGFVSNSLIRRIEPEETALEVVASGPEAMLNLWHPPGPKLRRASLALLRRWGCGALADRPWGVLSQGERQRVLIARALLGRPPLLLLDEPCAGLDPVARRLLLDAIEREARRPRGPALVLITHHIEEITPAFTHALFLRAGRRIASGRIVSTLSEETLAETFAAPVRLVRRSRPRRFELEVPSGRS